In one Platichthys flesus chromosome 3, fPlaFle2.1, whole genome shotgun sequence genomic region, the following are encoded:
- the LOC133950634 gene encoding UDP-glucuronosyltransferase 3A1-like: MGIVFWTFSLLAFPVLQSAKILTICLIGGSHYLLLDEISHNLHQHGHEVRMLLQLGNPVITGFSYKGRADSYQMSTWSLGDKYIKEYNGWFLEQQTQFLLGRDNFHNFLNFMGHLSYQCDKLLGDKEMMSFLQGQNYDIIILDAFNPCSFIVAHRLGVNYIAFYPGTLNGPLSIALPSPVSYIPVFSSRLSDRMNLWGRAKNLFYSFLAPVGQELIWSKFREVADRHLESGSLPGGLEELHEGAELWAFNTDFSLEFPQPLLPYTVLVGGLLNKPAKPPEQELERWISGFGEAGFIVVTLGSMVSSVSVNLLLVELVAGFSMIPQGVLWRYDPRRWPSDLDKPPNVKLVDWLPLNDLLGHKKARLFITHGGQNSLLQAVYHAVPVLGIPLFGDQFDNVVRAETKGLGLSISPTHITRELLSSAVQTLIQDTRFKFTALSLSTIHKSHPVPPALRLVQWVDHILHSGGGAHLQPSSLSQPWYQRYLLDVILLLSLALTGPVVLCWTFCRNMISSGKYKKIQ, encoded by the exons ATGGGGATTGTATTTTGGACGTTTTCTCTCCTGGCTTTTCCAGTGTTGCAGTCTGCCAAGATCCTGACTATCTGTCTAATTG gaGGAAGCCACTACTTGTTATTAGATGAAATTTCCCATAACTTGCACCAGCATGGCCACGAGGTCCGCATGCTCCTGCAACTGGGCAACCCTGTTATCACAG GTTTCTCCTATAAAGGCCGTGCAGACAGTTACCAGATGAGCACATGGTCCTTGGGAGACAAGTATATTAAAGAATACAACGGCTGGTTCCTGGAGCAGCAAACCCAGTTTCTACTGGGAAG GGATAACTTCCATAACTTTTTAAACTTCATGGGGCACCTGTCGTATCAGTGTGACAAGCTGTTGGGGGACAAAGAGATGATGTCGTTCCTCCAGGGGCAAAACTATGACATCATCATCCTTGATGCTTTTAACCCCTGTTCCTTCATCGTGGCTCACAGACTTG GTGTCAACTACATAGCTTTCTATCCCGGCACTCTGAACGGCCCCCTGTCCATCGCTCTGCCCAGCCCCGTCTCCTACATCCCGGTCTTCAGCTCCCGTCTGTCTGATCGCATGAACCTCTGGGGTCGTGCCAAGAACCTCTTTTATTCTTTCCTGGCACCTGTAG GCCAAGAACTTATATGGTCGAAATTTAGGGAGGTAGCTGATCGGCACCTTGAGTCGGGCTCCCTCCCTGGGGGTCTGGAGGAGCTACACGAAGGAGCTGAACTCTGGGCCTTCAACACCGACTTCTCCTTGGAGTTCCCTCAGCCTCTGCTGCCTTACACTGTGCTGGTGGGTGGTTTGCTGAATAAACCTGCGAAGCCTCCCGAGCAG GAGCTTGAGCGGTGGATCTCTGGTTTTGGAGAAGCGGGTTTCATTGTCGTGACTCTGGGATCGATGGTCTCTTCGGTCTCTGTGAACCTGCTACTTGTGGAGCTGGTGGCTGGCTTCTCCATGATCCCTCAGGGGGTTCTCTGGAG ATATGACCCCAGGCGATGGCCATCTGACTTGGACAAACCTCCCAATGTCAAACTAGTGGACTGGCTGCCTCTAAATGACCTGCTGG GCCACAAAAAGGCACGTCTCTTTATCACGCACGGTGGACAAAACAGTTTGCTCCAGGCGGTGTACCATGCTGTTCCTGTGCTGGGAATTCCTCTGTTTGGGGACCAGTTTGATAATGTGGTAAGAGCGGAAACAAAGGGACTTGGCCTGAGCATCAGCCCCACACACATCACCAGAGAGCTGCTCAGCTCAGCCGTTCAAACCCTCATACAGGACACCAG GTTCAAGTTTACGGCTTTGTCCCTAAGCACGATCCACAAGTCCCATCCCGTCCCTCCGGCCCTTCGACTCGTGCAGTGGGTGGACCACATCCTGCACAGTGGAGGTGGTGCTCATCTGCAGCCGAGCTCACTATCACAGCCGTGGTACCAGAGATACCTGTTGGATGTgatccttctcctctccctcgcgCTCACTGGACCTGTGGTTCTCTGCTGGACTTTCTGTAGGAACATGATTAGCAGTGGTAAATATAAAAAGATACAATAG
- the lifra gene encoding LIF receptor subunit alpha a, with protein sequence MPQLSVSPSSKSKCCPLWLIWVLLGLSAIHTHAKDVLSVPQQVSLSPDRFSRQLSISWLGGAATTFDLLILRTELNESVFYETLSVNPVSGQHLWNWTSAEPLECTSLSIKVRSRDGHMTSEWSNTQILQGNDLPSNDKFQVYPLDRIVPVGTNTTFCCIVEEGKIFYDLRYSGAVMNTTRLSRRTYASTVVNRGPSDSSGTNVVCYDSLRAIAGTVVFVGYPPLLSDFVCETHDLTSAVCHWTEARDTSLYGKRRSRYSLNKRDCPQKGQQQKHKVCTVDHWEGNWTLVAVNFLGQYSLNDSAEILNRVHPVAPTKVSALVNAWNATVMWQWKYSSYSSLGLDCQVELTSHGTKTNLTVSGEGLQSAVLSDLHPEEDYIVQVRCGAQLNFWKWGNWSEPFTFKTDTYVPDAPDVWIWMNRDNTGRIVWKPLTRRQSHGQITGYEFTLWSAEENVQHTQIFSPGTTAAPINLTQIAAFSSDKIIATIIAKNVKGSSQPASVVVPLRLTEPIALSRAVYTERGFPLTWQSNANATCGYVVEWIDAVCTRDCSVEWIKVAAGQTNVSVVSANFQPGVRYIFSLYSCSSEGRELLQRQQGYVQELVPSSSVLLSTSQRNSDVLLSWGEIPLLNRRGFLLGYNVYNSTGSELKLLVNLPDKGNTSYTVKGLSEGSHKFTVKAYTSAGEDTGATASITLELYADWLILEILTSLGITTLFLVIVSFICYKKRKWVKKAFYPDIPEPKLPGDWSRRQGPLDVKPSSHSIMHIVEKPEWDSSKEALVVIPEEDEDEEGQGMGDEPVDTDEPTSLSYYNQVVDERPIRPRFPDSSDSSASSLDSARTDVTYTGIQTSGSSLVFQLDSQGSAEGHQPHADMSVSGGGGGDYRPQMQARAPSDDIALLSPEPFIEAASGGGYKPQRSWHLDSPVEGEESGGRAPSLGSPTSVASTQFLLPDGEEDTEEMRQPASSATTWFTNLLSSTKP encoded by the exons ATGCCTCAATTAAGTGTCAGTCCCAGCTCAAAGTCTAAGTGTTGCCCCCTCTGGCTCATCTGGGTTCTCCTGGGCCTCTCGGCTATACACACTCATGCCAAAGATG tcCTCAGTGTACCCCAGCAGGTGAGCCTCTCGCCCGACAGGTTCTCACGGCAGCTGTCCATATCGTGGCTGGGAGGAGCCGCCACAACGTTTGACCTCCTGATCCTTAGAACTGAACTCAATGAAAGTGTCTTCTAC GAGACACTCTCTGTGAATCCAGTGAGTGGTCAACACCTGTGGAACTGGACCTCAGCTGAACCTCTGGAATGTACTTCTCTGTCCATCAAAGTCCGCTCAAGAGATGGACACATGACAAGTGAATGGAGCAACACTCAGATACTTCAAG GAAACGATCTCCCCAGCAATGACAAATTCCAGGTGTATCCCCTGGATAGAATTGTACCTGTGGGGACCAATACTACCTTCTGCTGCATTGTGGAGGAGGGGAAGATCTTTTATGATCTCCGCTACAGTGGCGCTGTGATGAATACTACTCGACTCAGCAGGCGGACTTACGCCAGCACGGTGGTTAATCGAGGACCATCCGACAGCTCTGGAACCAACGTTGTCTGTTACGATAGCCTGAGGGCTATTGCTGGAACCGTGGTGTTTGTTGGAT ATCCACCTCTGCTCagtgattttgtgtgtgaaactcACGACTTAACCTCCGCTGTATGCCATTGGACTGAAGCGCGAGACACAAGCCTCTATGGCAAACGGCGATCACGCTACTCGCTGAACAAGAG GGATTGTCCTCAGAaagggcagcagcagaagcataAAGTGTGTACTGTGGACCATTGGGAGGGTAACTGGACACTGGTAGCTGTGAATTTTCTCGGCCAGTACAGCCTCAATGACTCTGCTGAAATCCTTAACAGAG TACATCCGGTAGCACCGACCAAAGTGAGCGCTCTTGTCAATGCCTGGAATGCCACTGTGATGTGGCAGTGGAAGTACAGTAGCTATTCCTCCCTGGGTCTTGACTGTCAGGTCGAGCTCACCTCCCACGGAACCAAAACAAAT CTTACCGTCTCTGGTGAGGGTCTGCAGTCCGCGGTGCTGTCAGACCTTCATCCTGAGGAAGATTACATTGTTCAAGTGCGCTGTGGTGCCCAGCTCAATTTCTGGAAGTGGGGCAACTGGAGCGAACCGTTTACCTTCAAAACCGACACTTATG TTCCAGACGCTCCTGATGTATGGATTTGGATGAACAGAGACAACACCGGGCGGATTGTTTGGAAG CCTCTGACAAGAAGACAGAGCCACGGTCAGATCACAGGTTATGAATTCACTCTCTGGAGCGCTGAGGAAAATGTACAGCACACGCAGATTTTTTCACCTGgaacaactgctgcaccaatcAACCTCACCCAGATCGCTGCCTTCAGCAGTGACAAGATCATTGCAACCATCATTGCAAAGAATGTTAAGGGGTCATCTCAACCTGCCAGTGTGGTCGTACCTCTACGTTTGACAG AACCCATTGCTTTGTCCAGGGCAGTTTACACAGAGAGAGGTTTCCCTTTGACCTGGCAGAGCAATGCCAATGCTACCTGTGGTTATGTAGTAGAATGGATAGATGCTGTGTGCACGAGGGATTGCTCCGTGGAGTGGATCAAGGTGGCAGCTGGACAGACGAATGTGTCTGTAGTGTCGG CAAACTTCCAGCCGGGTGTGAGGTACATCTTTTCCTTGTACAGCTGCTCCTCTGAAGGCCGGGAGCTGCTTCAGCGCCAGCAGGGTTATGTGCAGGAGCTGG TCCCCTCGAGTTCTGTCCTTCTGTCAACCAGTCAGCGGAACTCTGATGTTCTGCTCTCCTGGGGAGAGATCCCACTGCTCAACAGAAGAGGTTTCCTCCTGGGCTACAATGTTTACAACAGTACTGGCTCGGAACTCAAACTTCTAG TAAATCTGCCAGATAAAGGAAACACGAGCTACACAGTAAAGGGGCTGTCTGAGGGCTCCCATAAATTTACTGTTAAGGCCTACACCTCGGCCGGTGAAGACACAGGCGCTACTGCCTCCATAACACTGGAACTATACG ctgattggctgatccTGGAGATCCTGACTTCTCTGGGAATCACAACCTTATTCCTCGTCATTGTCTCCTTCATCTGCTACAAGAAGAGAAAATg GGTGAAAAAGGCATTCTATCCAGACATACCTGAGCCAAAGCTGCCCGGTGATTGGTCCAGAAGACAG GGGCCGTTGGACGTGAAGCCATCTTCCCATAGTATAATgcacattgtagaaaagcctgAGTGGGATTCTAGTAAGGAGGCACTAGTTGTCATTCctgaagaagatgaggatgaagaagggcAGGGGATGGGAGATGAGCCAGTTGACACAGATGAGCCAACGTCGTTAAGCTACTACAACCAAGTAGTAGATGAGAGGCCCATAAGACCACGTTTCCCAGACTCCTCTGATTCCTCTGCATCTTCTTTGGATTCAGCACGCACCGATGTGACGTACACAGGAATCCAGACATCAGGGTCATCCTTGGTCTTCCAGCTGGATTCACAGGGCTCTGCCGAGGGCCACCAACCCCACGCTGATATGTCTGtcagtggtggaggtggaggggacTACAGGCCCCAGATGCAAGCTAGAGCCCCAAGTGATGACATTGCCCTGCTTTCCCCTGAGCCTTTCATAGAGGCTGCCAGTGGTGGGGGCTATAAACCCCAGCGCTCTTGGCATTTGGACTCCCCCGTGGAGGGCGAGGAAAGTGGAGGCCGGGCACCGTCTCTCGGATCCCCAACCTCTGTCGCTTCCACTCAGTTTCTCCTCCCTGATGgagaagaagacacagaggagatgcGACAGCCAGCATCATCAGCAACAACCTGGTTCACCAATCTGCTGTCATCCACGAAACCATGA
- the spef2 gene encoding sperm flagellar protein 2 translates to MSDILCRWLNHELRLSKAVEPQSFAKDFSTGYLIGEVLHKYQLQNDFTLFMRKDTSISKLNNFTRLEPTLQLLGISFDINTVKELIKEKQGVATRLLYQLYASLEKKRRTEITRTMMESMQPTAKASLHKKEHEIYSDQLHRMVKRGAELKLQKISSHYEAKYEQRTYTSVMTLPIQPRRPLKGQEDKRTQNIEKMLVCHQKQSDILPYNHATVVQVPKPPPYTSQLNLKRRRQQQRKQQAESVQAEIAQFETSRKKLVSSGFTSSSSGQPGVIPISGSSYGTEVHGSEHKLILKSNSQYIQDIRQRLEENAVSRDQREKRRDRFLVEQLKAHEAQEEARREDQLVKRLTRQTQQEQRLASQLLKFRMQKEVIRQNRLLREQQCQQRRERDFQEALDREATLAQQAKLDHAEEIKKELEFLDRIAAERAQSRYKKHFRGCKDILEQIVDLSTKVGEYRLITANLIPDKLIREWKELLLSGLPLYESNMGQKPGIDFSTSLDCVELEKQEILNNQDYDEYTNMVGEWAWPEEAGSPRSPPGNNTILGHVVLRLRHIVHSPVMEATSTPFPHFTLKACVLGKFCSGKSTCLAKIAEANGICVLSADTLVEEVLNAYYEKQAAEKQGAKVEFRPQSSKSQKSDNGTQEENKGCSERLSTRAMQGAAAEKELRNGNPIPNELLVDIIVEAIRQVPAQSGWILDGFPVDITQAYLLEKALGGAVDLGSGVETSRKDLVVDPDPPEPLPPPHPVLDLVLLLDVPDETVTTRAFSHSDRSSPPTDTNVYLAQIPHRITAFQDTWPKLEKWYGGNQNILVCVDANVEEEELNEKVESILKQVMMQIHEEQPQPLTDEVSSPAESFSSLHKERARSGTSHHKSSTHSSRGHSRISSTSAGSHDEGHGVHKSHHESASASLASAIYIDKPLPAVISQYLCTHWETVCDSYVGNIKTVMELLRSQNNLISHHLFNIREEFKHYLQRPDMRQELVSQWQKAFNSIADDMREDEEMKAELHLRLDELRERLWDISDQRKAEDEQERASLMYNGWVEENTAILINHHSTLMQVELDRFQETLCILRLYYVYMHKHLGLEPPSHFVCIPLLGIQDENDLDNSSTCSDPADTVCSRLHDGEEMRITKLVLFLSKNPDSSQGASKTEVVGKPSAEKLISDYEEAHRTISRLVSGEDQQVETKEQKEKPAEKESANASTTKKGKGKPPVKEPPPPEPAHAPPPEERKCHDHSVRDKIHKEYSTALEHEENAAKVRLVLVKGRGLFVVQRLQSTTEQVFSDMEKWLEDRYLSEMKSIEQLGKVVRHHIEAGAKLKNELVLECTDFYLNGDCYMVASPTPPPHPPPLEKSTLSTPTILQLESLHQQLCNIAPSGLMSSSEFSSFLRNITSVNMGRDVLPEPWISMNERQLLEIESMLVDQCDLIDWRRFLLSVALPWPFPSLPQLLVVLKRFKAADTGNTGYVNREQYLQTELWFSSESVQPLPEDPSEPLPYNRLDNLRKSFFQLFADHSSSPPRLDYGSMLQYFAADPSPRQGFIRALSVVLGHNVGQHISLGHLVESMPSIEEATELSPSEPDGEGQDTLLASSSPSAEQDVSIPALLSVVCHKVTKMKDGNKLPPGCVSEEEHAQHLVDLFSEHGYTPESCVPFSILSQHPLIQVLMESSIHHQLVNIHGVLLANQSEGEAESSG, encoded by the exons ATGTCGGACATACTGTGCCGGTGGCTCAACCACGAGCTGCGACTGTCGAAAGCTGTCG AGCCACAGAGTTTTGCCAAGGATTTTTCCACTGGTTACTTGATTGGGGAGGTTCTGCATAAATATCAGCTGCAGAATGATTTCACTTTGTTCATGAGGAAAGA CACCTCCATCTCCAAACTAAATAATTTTACCCGCCTTGAGCCTACTCTTCAGTTACTGGGGATCTCCTTCGACATAAACACAGTTAAGGAGCTGATTAAGGAGAAGCAAGGGGTTGCCACACGCCTCCTCTACCAACTCTACGCCTCACttgaaaagaagaggagaacagaAATCACCAGGACAATGATGGAAAGCATGCAGCCAACAGCCAAAGCAAGTCTGCACAAGAAGGAGCACGAAATCTACTCTGAT CAACTGCACCGGATGGTGAAACGGGGTGCAGAACTGAAGCTGCAGAAAATTTCTAGCCACTATGAGGCCAAATACGAGCAACGGACCTATACATCTGTCATGACCCTTCCCATCCAGCCAAGGAGACCACTCAAAGGCCAGGAAGACAAGAGAACACAGAATATTGAAAAG atgCTGGTATGTCATCAGAAGCAAAGCGACATTCTGCCTTATAACCATGCCACTGTGGTCCAGGTACCCAAGCCACCACCTTACACTTCACAGCTCAACCTAAAGAGGAGACGACAGCAGCAGCGCAAACAACAAGCAGAG TCAGTCCAGGCTGAAATAGCCCAGTTTGAGACAAGCAGAAAGAAACTGGTCAGTTCTGGTTTTACGTCCTCTTCAAG TGGTCAGCCTGGAGTTATTCCCATTAGTGGCAGCAGCTATGGCACTGAGGTTCATGGAAGTGAACATAAGCTGATACTAAAGTCCAACAGCCAGTACATACAGGACATCCgacagaggctggaggagaatgCTGTCTCTCGCgatcagagagaaaaaagacgAGACAGATTCCTGGTGGAGCAGCTCAAGGCTCATGAAGCTCAAGAG GAAGCACGGAGAGAGGATCAGTTGGTGAAGCGTCTGACACGTCAGACTCAGCAGGAGCAGCGTTTGGCATCTCAGCTCCTCAAGTTTCGTATGCAGAAGGAGGTGATCCGGCAGAACCGCCTGTTAAGAGAGCAGCAGTGCCAGCAGCGGCGAGAGCGGGACTTCCAGGAGGCTCTGGACAGGGAGGCG ACTTTGGCTCAGCAGGCTAAGTTGGACCACGCAGAAGAGATCAAAAAGGAGCTTGAATTCCTTGACAGGATCGCTGCAGAGCGAGCTCAGAGCAGATACAAGAAGCACTTTAGGGGCTGCAAGgacattttggagcagatagTGGACTTGTCCACCAAGGTCGGAGAATATCGACTGATCACTGCGAA TCTGATTCCAGATAAGCTGATAAGAGAGTGGAAGGAATTGCTGCTCAGTGGTCTTCCTCTCTATGAGTCAAACATGGGCCAGAAGCCCGGCATTGACTTCTCTACCTCACTAGATTGTGTAGAGCTTGAGAAGCAGGAGATACTCAACAACCAGGACTATGATGAGTACACT AACATGGTCGGTGAGTGGGCCTGGCCAGAGGAAGCAGGGAGTCCCAGATCACCCCCGGGCAACAACACCATTCTTGGACATGTTGTTCTGCGTCTGAGGCACATAGTTCATTCACCCGTCATGGAAGCAACCTCAACCCCATTTCCTCACTTTACTCTTAAAGCCTGTGTCCTGGGAAAGTTCTGCTCTGGCAAGTCCACTTGCCTGGCCAAGATAGCTGAAG CCAATGGCATCTGTGTCTTATCAGCTGACACACTGGTTGAGGAGGTGCTGAATGCTTATTATGAAAAGCAG GCTGCAGAGAAGCAGGGGGCAAAAGTTGAGTTTCGGCCCCAATCTTCAAAATCACAGAAATCTG ACAATGGCACTCAAGAAGAAAATAAAGGCTGCAGTGAGAGG CTGTCTACACGGGCCATGCAgggagcagctgcagaaaaaGAGCTGAGAAATGGAAACCCCATTCCCAATGAGCTGTTAGTCGATATTATAGTGGAGGCAATCAG GCAGGTTCCAGCTCAGTCAGGTTGGATCCTGGATGGCTTTCCAGTGGACATAACCCAGGCCTACCTGCTAGAGAAAGCCCTGGGTGGAGCTGTAGACTTAGGGAGTGGGGTGGAAACCAGCAGGAAGGACCTCGTTGTTGATCCTGATCCACCCGAACCTttgccccccccacaccctgTGTTAGACCTGGTTCTGCTGCTGGACGTCCCTGATGAGACTGTGACAACACGTGCATTCAGTCACTCTG ACAGGAGCTCCCCTCCCACAGACACAAATGTGTATCTGGCACAGATTCCACACAG GATCACAGCTTTTCAGGACACCTGGCCAAAACTTGAGAAATGGTATGGTGGAAACCAAAATATTTTGGTTTGTGTTGATGCCAatgtagaagaggaggagcttaACGAGAAGGTGGAGTCCATCCTGAAGCAGGTTATGATGCAGATTCATGAAG AACAACCTCAACCCCTCACTGATGAAGTCAGCAGCCCTGCAGAGTCCTTTTCCAGCCTGCACAAGGAAAGAGCCCGAAGTGGGACCTCGCATCACAAATCCAGCACCCACTCTTCTAGAG GACACTCCAGGATCTCATCAACTTCCGCAGGGTCACATGATGAAGGTCACGGAGTTCACAAGAGTCACCATGAATCTGCTTCAGCCAGCCTGGCTTCAGCCATCTATATCGATAAACCTCTTCCTGCA GTAATCTCACAGTACCTTTGCACCCACTGGGAAACAGTTTGTGATTCTTATGTCGGCAACATAAAGACAGTAATGGAACTGCTGCGCTCACAAAACAACCTTATTAGCCATCATCTGTTCAACATCAG AGAGGAGTTCAAGCATTATCTGCAGCGTCCAGACATGAGGCAGGAGTTAGTGTCTCAGTGGCAGAAGGCCTTCAACAGCATAGCTGATGATATGAGAGAAGATGAGGAAATGAAAGCAGAGCTACACCTGAGACTCGAT GAACTGCGTGAACGTTTGTGGGACATCAGTGACCAACGCAAAGCGGAAGACGAGCAGGAGAGGGCTTCTCTCATGTATAATGGCTGGGTGGAGGAAAACACTGCCATACTCATCAACCACCATTCTACACTCATGCAG GTGGAGTTGGACCGCTTCCAGGAGACCCTCTGTATTCTGAGGCTCTACTATGTGTACATGCACAAACATCTGGGGCTCGAGCCTCCATCCCACTTTGTCTGTATCCCCCTACTGGGCATCCAAGACGAAAATGATCTGGACAATAG TTCCACCTGTTCGGACCCAGCAGACACAGTGTGTAGTCGGCTGCATGAcggagaggaaatgagaataACTAAACT tgttctcttcctctccaaAAATCCTGACTCCTCTCAAGGGGCCTCCAAAACAGAAGTTGTGGGCAAG CCATCGGCTGAGAAACTCATCTCTGACTACGAGGAGGCACACAGAACCATCAGCAGATTG GTGTCAGGAGAAGACCAACAGGTGGAGACAAAAGAGCAGAAGGAGAAACCAGCGGAAAAGGAGAGCGCTAATGCAAGTACAAccaaaaagggaaaaggaaagcCACCAGTGAAAG AACCACCACCTCCTGAACCCGCTCATGCACCACCTCCTGAAGAAAGAAAGTGTCATGATCACTCAGTGAGAGACAAAATACATAAAGAATATTCAACTGCGCTGGAGCACGAGG AGAATGCAGCGAAGGTTCGACTTGTGCTGGTGAAAGGTCGTGGTCTGTTTGTTGTGCAAAGACTGCAAAGCACGACAGAACAGGTCTTTAGCGACATGGAGAAGTGGTTAGAAGACCGCTATCTTTCTGAAATGAAGAG TATTGAACAACTAGGCAAAGTAGTTCGCCATCACATTGAGGCTGGTGCCAAGTTGAAGAATGAGCTGGTGTTG GAATGTACTGACTTCTATCTGAATGGAGACTGCTACATGGTGGCCAGCCCGACCCCCCCTCCACAtccacctcctctggagaaatCCACACTGTCCACACCGACCATCCTGCAGCTGGAGTCTCTCCACCAGCAGCTATGCAACATTGCTCCCTCAG GCCTCATGTCCAGTTCTGAGTTTTCCAGTTTTCTCCGGAATATCACCTCTGTTAACATGGGCAGAGACGTCTTGCCTGAGCCCTGGATCAGCATGAATGAAAGACAG CTATTGGAGATCGAGTCTATGTTAGTGGACCAGTGTGACCTCATAGACTGGCGTCGGTTTCTGCTCAGTGTTGCCCTCCCTTGGCCTTTTCCCTCCCTACCACAGCTGCTGGTTGTGCTAAAACGTTTCAAGGCAGCAGATACAGGCAACACAGGCTATGTTAACAGGGAACAGTACCTGCAG ACGGAGTTGTGGTTTTCCAGTGAGAGTGTCCAACCTTTACCTGAGGACCCATCTGAGCCTCTACCTTATAACCGTCTGGACAACTTACGCAAG TCCTTTTTCCAGTTGTTTGCGGatcactcttcctctccccctcgATTGGACTATGGGTCCATGCTGCAGTACTTTGCAGCCGACCCTAGCCCCCGACAGGGCTTCATTAGAGCACTGAGCGTGGTGCTGGGACACAATGTGGGACAACACATCTCACTGGGTCATCTTGTCGAG tCCATGCCCAGTATAGAAGAGGCTACAGAGCTCAGCCCCTCAGAACCCGACGGAGAGGGGCAGGATACACTGTTAGCATCGAGCAGCCCATCGGCGGAGCAGGACGTGTCCATCCCTGCTCTCCTTTCTGTCGTCTGCCACAAGGTCACCAAGATGAAAGACGGCAACAAGCTTCCTCCAGGCTGTGTGAGTGAGGAGGAGCACGCTCAG CACCTGGTGGATCTTTTCAGCGAGCACGGCTACACACCTGAGAGCTGTGTCCCCTTCTCCATTCTGTCTCAGCATCCTCTCATCCAGGTCCTGATGGAGTCCTCCATACACCACCAGCTTGTA aaCATTCATGGCGTGCTACTGGCCAATCAGAGTGAAGGAGAGGCTGAAAGCTCTGGATGA